A window of the Flavobacterium sangjuense genome harbors these coding sequences:
- a CDS encoding trans-sulfuration enzyme family protein — protein MQLETLLANITQHSQIKDAYGATHLPIYNTATFDLKRQSPDEQVYDYSRSDNPTRNALETIFAKAENGFGCVCTNTGISAIALLFETVLKTNDHVLIEKDCYGGTYRLLNILFEKNNITAHYADFTDLAEVEKIVESNTIKLVVCESPTNPSLKIVDIQELAIVAKKHNALFAVDNSMATFASQKPLELGADFSVFSSTKFISGHGSVTAGAIVSKDAFWDEKFKYIANAQGRAQSPFDVFLVSLGLPTLTYRMKAQEASALKLAEFLETHPEVLDVKYPGLLSHPQYELAKRQLKIIPAVLTIELKSAEKAEEFIKKCQLFGEKVSFGCADSRLEIPSRMSHATNTEEDLAAKGLSHATVRISIGLEDTADLIQDIAQALDYTENFTEQLVDVLNAK, from the coding sequence ATGCAACTAGAAACTTTATTAGCCAACATCACACAACATTCTCAAATCAAGGATGCTTATGGAGCAACTCACTTGCCAATTTACAATACGGCAACATTTGATTTAAAAAGACAATCACCAGACGAACAGGTTTATGATTATTCCCGTTCGGATAATCCAACGCGAAATGCTTTAGAAACTATTTTTGCCAAAGCAGAAAACGGTTTTGGTTGTGTTTGTACCAATACAGGAATTTCGGCCATTGCACTACTTTTTGAAACAGTTTTGAAAACCAACGACCATGTTTTAATCGAAAAGGATTGTTATGGCGGAACGTATCGATTATTAAATATTTTGTTTGAAAAGAACAACATTACGGCACACTACGCCGATTTCACGGACTTAGCAGAAGTCGAAAAAATAGTAGAATCCAATACAATCAAATTGGTAGTCTGTGAATCACCAACCAATCCAAGTTTAAAAATTGTCGATATCCAAGAACTTGCCATTGTAGCAAAAAAGCACAATGCATTATTCGCCGTTGACAACAGCATGGCAACGTTTGCGTCACAAAAACCATTGGAATTAGGAGCTGATTTTTCTGTTTTTTCGAGCACCAAATTCATTTCAGGACACGGTAGCGTTACTGCCGGAGCGATAGTTTCCAAAGATGCCTTTTGGGACGAAAAATTCAAATACATTGCCAATGCACAAGGCAGAGCACAAAGTCCGTTTGATGTTTTTTTAGTTTCACTGGGATTGCCAACTTTGACATACCGAATGAAAGCACAAGAAGCCAGTGCTTTAAAATTAGCTGAATTCCTCGAAACACATCCGGAAGTTTTAGACGTGAAATATCCGGGTTTGCTATCGCATCCGCAGTATGAATTGGCCAAAAGACAATTAAAAATCATTCCGGCGGTTTTAACCATCGAATTAAAATCAGCTGAAAAAGCAGAAGAGTTTATCAAAAAATGCCAACTCTTTGGCGAAAAAGTATCTTTTGGTTGTGCCGATTCACGCTTGGAAATTCCATCCAGAATGAGTCACGCAACCAACACTGAAGAAGATTTAGCCGCAAAAGGATTAAGCCACGCAACAGTCAGAATATCGATTGGTTTGGAAGACACAGCTGATTTGATTCAGGATATTGCACAGGCATTAGATTACACTGAAAATTTTACCGAACAGCTTGTCGATGTTTTAAATGCGAAATGA
- a CDS encoding PLP-dependent transferase, producing MSNYFNTIQFGCSLPLQNPHAVSVSMPLLQNVIDYEEGDKTAIAQMQSGYPRFFQNKLVEKLVGFVKKRHNISSEKIILPIASLKAKSILEYLVNAEFEYVQEEDCVFLILDNNPQFAKICRDYIRNVGLLISSRKAEAVLYQLGQITSIFSESKATITEAEKIIKKVLSKGYSNVAEDTILLTNCGMNALFAAYETIVNHRKPEGRNTVIQLGWLYVDTMEIIERRSTISHLQINIHHKQQLENWLANNHTKVATIITEVTTNPLIQCVDLPWLYALCQKYNIILLVDSTIATPFNVDVLPYCDIAVESLTKFACGNGDLLMGAIVLNDKNDIVKEVKNQFKQFIIPAFEGELQRLAFQIEDYETRVNKASENTIILYNYLKEQSFVKEIYSVFHSDSITNYNKIKKSDAAFPGLLSVVFDKELAFYYDKLELAKGPSLGTEFTIAMPYVYLAHYDCLKSEEGKQKLFNLGINPELLRLSIGIEPVELIINAFEKLLE from the coding sequence ATGAGTAATTATTTCAACACTATTCAGTTTGGATGTTCGTTGCCGTTGCAAAATCCGCACGCGGTTTCGGTTAGCATGCCTTTGCTGCAAAATGTAATTGATTATGAAGAAGGCGACAAAACGGCTATAGCCCAAATGCAATCGGGTTATCCAAGGTTTTTTCAGAATAAATTGGTTGAAAAGTTAGTTGGTTTTGTAAAAAAAAGACACAATATTTCATCAGAAAAAATTATTTTGCCAATAGCGTCTTTAAAAGCCAAAAGCATTTTAGAATATCTTGTCAATGCTGAATTTGAGTACGTTCAGGAAGAAGATTGTGTGTTTCTGATTTTAGACAATAATCCACAATTCGCAAAGATATGCCGGGATTATATTCGGAATGTAGGTTTGTTAATCAGTTCCCGAAAAGCGGAAGCTGTTTTATATCAATTAGGCCAAATAACGTCTATCTTTTCTGAATCAAAAGCAACTATTACTGAAGCTGAAAAAATAATCAAAAAGGTTTTATCCAAAGGCTATTCTAATGTTGCTGAAGATACTATTTTACTAACCAATTGTGGTATGAATGCATTGTTTGCAGCCTATGAAACCATTGTAAATCACAGAAAACCTGAAGGAAGAAATACCGTAATTCAACTTGGCTGGCTTTATGTGGATACGATGGAAATCATCGAAAGAAGAAGCACAATCTCTCATCTGCAAATCAACATTCACCACAAACAGCAACTCGAAAATTGGTTGGCAAATAATCATACCAAAGTCGCCACGATAATCACAGAAGTAACTACCAATCCACTGATTCAATGCGTCGATTTGCCTTGGCTTTATGCACTTTGCCAAAAGTATAATATTATCTTGTTGGTCGATTCAACTATCGCTACACCTTTCAATGTTGATGTTTTGCCTTATTGTGATATTGCTGTTGAAAGTTTGACCAAATTCGCTTGTGGAAACGGTGATTTGTTGATGGGTGCGATTGTTTTAAATGATAAAAATGACATTGTAAAAGAAGTAAAAAATCAATTCAAACAATTCATTATTCCTGCCTTTGAAGGGGAATTGCAGCGATTGGCATTCCAAATAGAAGACTATGAAACCCGGGTGAATAAAGCTTCTGAAAACACTATAATTTTATACAATTATCTTAAAGAGCAATCTTTTGTCAAAGAAATATATTCAGTTTTTCATTCGGATTCTATTACCAATTACAACAAAATAAAAAAATCGGATGCAGCTTTTCCGGGATTGCTTTCGGTTGTTTTTGATAAAGAGTTGGCCTTTTATTACGATAAATTGGAATTGGCGAAAGGACCAAGTTTGGGAACGGAATTTACTATTGCCATGCCATACGTATATCTGGCTCATTACGATTGTTTAAAATCAGAAGAAGGAAAACAGAAGTTATTTAATCTGGGAATTAATCCCGAATTACTCAGATTATCAATAGGAATTGAACCCGTCGAATTGATTATTAATGCTTTTGAAAAGTTACTGGAGTAA
- a CDS encoding DUF1684 domain-containing protein → MKILQPLLLIAIMVTATSSYSQKTDYKKEIDTWHKKREEKLKAENGWLNLAGLYWLKEGKNTFGSSDKNQIQFPEGTIDDFAGYFERIGTTVKIVVNKEVLINLNGKPIDEAIVFHPDSIKPLALSHKDLRWTIIKREDRIGIRLRNLKSPLLESFHGVERFPVDANWKIEATLVKTDQPIEIPITNVLGQTTKEKSSGKLVFTVNNEKCSLDVLDEEDGFFILFGDETNGDQTYPAGRFLSASKPDKNGKVILDFNKATNPPCAFTAYATCPLPPIQNRLPVAIKAGEKVFGEH, encoded by the coding sequence ATGAAAATTTTACAGCCATTATTGCTTATTGCGATTATGGTTACAGCTACAAGTAGTTATTCGCAAAAAACAGACTATAAAAAAGAAATTGACACTTGGCACAAAAAAAGAGAAGAAAAACTAAAAGCTGAAAATGGTTGGCTGAATTTAGCGGGTTTGTATTGGTTAAAAGAAGGGAAGAATACTTTTGGCAGCAGCGACAAAAATCAAATACAATTTCCCGAAGGTACTATCGACGATTTTGCAGGCTATTTTGAGCGAATAGGTACAACGGTAAAAATTGTCGTCAATAAAGAAGTTTTAATCAATTTAAATGGGAAACCCATTGATGAAGCTATTGTTTTCCATCCTGACTCCATAAAGCCACTTGCGCTGTCTCATAAAGATTTGCGTTGGACGATTATCAAAAGGGAAGATAGAATCGGGATACGATTGCGAAATTTGAAGAGTCCATTACTGGAAAGTTTTCATGGAGTTGAGAGATTTCCGGTGGATGCCAATTGGAAAATTGAAGCAACATTAGTAAAAACAGATCAGCCCATAGAAATTCCAATTACTAATGTATTGGGACAAACTACCAAAGAAAAATCATCCGGAAAGTTGGTTTTTACTGTAAATAATGAAAAGTGTTCTTTGGATGTATTGGATGAAGAGGATGGTTTTTTTATTCTTTTTGGGGATGAAACCAATGGCGATCAAACCTATCCTGCTGGGCGATTCTTATCTGCTTCAAAGCCCGATAAAAATGGCAAAGTCATATTGGATTTTAATAAGGCAACCAATCCACCATGCGCTTTTACAGCCTATGCAACATGTCCGTTGCCGCCTATACAAAATCGTTTGCCAGTTGCCATAAAGGCTGGAGAAAAAGTTTTTGGAGAACATTAA
- a CDS encoding alpha/beta fold hydrolase, which produces MKNLEKIDLFNFDLENGKQRPYIPLFYQTFGQPIGSAPVVVVNHALTGNSTVTGENGWWNDLIGEGKIIDTNYFTVIAFNIPGNGYDDNFGNLISNYQDYTVRDIARVFWEGLFFLKIETLFTVIGGSLGGALAWEMTVLFPDKVENLIPIASDWKASDWVIANVLIQDQILNNSDNPIVDARLHAMLLYRTPQSINQRFQRNKLENLSVYQIENWLINHGFKLKNRFRLSAYKLMNHLLKTNDITRERKDFLTILKDIKTNIHIVAVDTDYFFIPDENRETYHELKSIRENVFYNEIKSIHGHDAFLIEFDQLAQILEPIFNKQKQQTYVNA; this is translated from the coding sequence ATGAAGAATTTAGAAAAAATTGACCTTTTTAATTTTGATTTAGAAAATGGAAAGCAACGACCTTACATTCCGTTGTTCTATCAAACTTTCGGTCAGCCAATAGGATCAGCTCCGGTTGTGGTTGTCAATCACGCTTTGACCGGGAATTCAACAGTGACCGGAGAAAACGGCTGGTGGAATGATTTGATTGGCGAGGGCAAAATTATTGACACAAATTACTTCACGGTAATTGCATTCAACATTCCTGGAAATGGATATGATGACAATTTTGGAAATCTGATTTCAAATTACCAGGATTATACCGTTCGTGATATAGCCCGTGTTTTTTGGGAAGGTTTATTTTTCCTAAAAATTGAAACGCTTTTTACGGTTATTGGTGGAAGTCTTGGCGGTGCTTTAGCTTGGGAAATGACAGTGCTTTTTCCTGATAAAGTCGAAAATTTGATTCCAATTGCTTCTGATTGGAAAGCCAGCGATTGGGTAATTGCCAATGTGTTAATTCAGGATCAGATTTTGAATAATTCAGACAATCCAATTGTTGATGCAAGATTGCACGCCATGCTTTTGTACAGAACGCCACAATCTATCAACCAAAGATTTCAAAGAAATAAATTGGAAAATCTTTCGGTTTATCAAATAGAGAATTGGTTGATTAATCACGGTTTCAAACTCAAAAACCGCTTCCGCTTGTCGGCTTATAAACTAATGAATCATTTGTTGAAAACGAACGACATTACACGTGAGAGAAAAGATTTCTTGACTATACTGAAGGATATCAAAACCAATATTCACATCGTTGCAGTCGATACCGATTATTTCTTTATTCCGGATGAAAATCGGGAAACATATCACGAATTAAAATCCATTAGAGAAAATGTCTTTTACAACGAAATAAAATCCATTCATGGTCATGACGCTTTCTTGATTGAATTCGACCAATTGGCCCAAATCTTAGAACCAATTTTTAACAAACAAAAACAACAAACTTATGTCAACGCTTAG